One window of bacterium genomic DNA carries:
- a CDS encoding HD domain-containing protein — protein MPAKNQFIAKLHEDTELHDTFLVLQKQLSPTRQGRNYLRVTLGDKTGQLEARVWEGAEELVNRFDAGDLVYVTGMVTSYNGVLQIKAQFIEKLPEGKVEWADYLPSSSRPAQEMVAELRSLLGTIANPHLLALVNSFLEDAPFMERFSVTPAAKGMHHAFVGGLLEHTLGVVKISSAMSVLYPVSRDALLTGAFLHDIGKIEELTASAGFDYTMEGKLIGHLIIGRDMLKERAAKVPGFPENLLLHLEHMILSHHGELEWGSPKRPKTVESLALHLADNLDAKLMAAIESVSKSDGMSGDWTAFLKIFDRPFLRSSLLEADSPDKAKKLPTPKAAKEPAKEQEQQPKPPSPQRTLF, from the coding sequence ATGCCCGCTAAAAACCAATTTATCGCCAAACTCCACGAAGACACCGAACTCCACGACACCTTTCTGGTATTACAGAAACAGCTCTCCCCCACCCGGCAGGGCAGAAACTACCTGCGCGTGACGCTGGGCGACAAAACCGGACAGCTCGAAGCGAGGGTCTGGGAGGGTGCGGAGGAGCTTGTCAACCGTTTCGACGCGGGCGACCTCGTCTACGTGACGGGAATGGTCACCTCCTACAACGGAGTCCTCCAGATAAAGGCTCAGTTCATCGAAAAGCTTCCGGAGGGAAAGGTGGAGTGGGCCGACTACCTGCCCTCCTCATCACGCCCGGCGCAGGAGATGGTCGCGGAGCTTCGGAGTCTTCTCGGAACGATAGCCAACCCCCACCTGCTGGCGCTCGTGAACTCTTTTCTGGAGGACGCGCCCTTCATGGAGCGCTTCTCCGTCACCCCCGCCGCGAAGGGGATGCACCACGCCTTCGTCGGCGGCCTTCTGGAGCACACCCTCGGCGTGGTGAAGATATCCTCGGCGATGTCGGTGCTCTACCCGGTCTCCCGCGACGCCCTTCTCACAGGGGCTTTTCTCCACGACATCGGGAAGATCGAGGAGCTGACCGCCTCGGCCGGGTTCGACTACACGATGGAGGGCAAACTTATCGGACACCTTATTATAGGGCGAGACATGCTGAAGGAGCGCGCCGCCAAGGTTCCCGGCTTCCCTGAGAACCTTCTCCTCCACCTGGAGCACATGATCCTCTCCCACCACGGCGAGCTCGAATGGGGCTCTCCCAAGCGCCCCAAGACCGTGGAATCGCTGGCCCTCCACCTCGCCGACAACCTCGACGCGAAGCTGATGGCGGCAATAGAGTCGGTGTCGAAGTCGGACGGGATGAGCGGCGACTGGACCGCCTTCCTGAAGATCTTCGACCGCCCCTTCCTGCGCTCCTCACTCCTCGAAGCGGACTCGCCCGACAAGGCGAAAAAGCTTCCCACCCCGAAGGCGGCGAAGGAACCGGCAAAAGAGCAGGAGCAGCAGCCTAAGCCGCCCTCCCCCCAGAGGACGCTCTTCTAA